Proteins from one Chitinophaga oryzae genomic window:
- a CDS encoding SusC/RagA family TonB-linked outer membrane protein, translating into MQRKLLIHHKVVGILLCLMPAVPLTIQAQDAMAKGTTRQHTREAYSLSEVFPVLENTHHVKFSYNSAILNGKSVSAQLFKRMQQAGVATELPALLHPYGLTCEPIQGNYYAVKVLPVAAHAVAQITVKGAVTDAKDNSPLPGAIISVKGKTKGTNTNETGRYTLSGVEESDVLRVSLVGYKPQEIPVNGRTQIDVALQQDVAGLSEVVVTALGIQKEKKSLGYAVQSVKGDNMTKAREPNLIGSLTGRVAGLVIRNSTDMFRDASIQLRGQKPLIVIDGIPDQTADMWKVNPDDVESINVLKGTSASALYGSIGQFGALMITTKRGKGKELSVDFNSSTMFQPSFIRIPDVQTTYGNGAKGKYAYVDGSGGGTEGSGWIWGPRLDQKDPSTPSGYWETPQYNSPIDPATGKPVPLPFISRGKNNVRNFFRTGMISTNSLSITQSSDKGNFRASASHIYQLGVVPNTQLNNSSFSIAGNYNLTDRLNVDARITYNRQYSDNYPTIGYGPTNYLYNLVLWTGSDVDIRDLRDYWEPGKQNLQQRNYNTSWYNNPYFQAYELLTGYYKNNTFGSMTLDYKINRDFSVKLRSGINAFGLNEDTKEPASYIGYSSKSRGNYIVRSQNYFDIVTDLIGRYQHTFSKNFAVHAEVGGSNYYRNDKYQKSNTDGLTIPGFYNLANSANPIQGNNFIEERRTNSIYGFVDMEFMGAFYLSLTGRNDKISTLPISNNSFFYPSVSGSVLLSELVKMPSWLTYLKARGSWSQVSSGLLATVNNDYTYSHLSTYDKGIKWNGMPSLTYSDMLRNPNIHPQTNSAWEAGIETKLFDNRIGLDVTYYRVRDFNNIVKLPVASSSGYGSYLLNGNVFMRTGWEFMLTGTPVRSSDFRWDVMVNFSKYQRVLKEIYGGAAELNKIRPGERMDRIFDYVYEKDPSGNIVYENNGFPKSDPYQRFIGNADPDWTYGVENTFRYKQFTLRFLVDGRIGGLIYSTTNAKMWWGGTHPGTVNPFRDDANAGKNTYVGPGVIVTSGDIQYDADGNIVSDSRKFAPNTKAVNYIDYMINTSNNANTNNNYYSQTFLKLREVNFTWQLPGKWMSKTFIRDASLSLVGRNLLLFSKLPNVDPDTGKDDLQTPSSRSMGFNLNLKF; encoded by the coding sequence ATGCAACGAAAACTACTTATACATCATAAGGTAGTAGGGATCTTATTGTGCCTGATGCCCGCTGTGCCGCTTACCATACAGGCACAGGACGCTATGGCCAAAGGAACCACCAGACAACATACACGCGAAGCCTATTCGTTGTCCGAGGTATTCCCTGTACTGGAAAATACACATCACGTTAAATTCAGCTATAACAGCGCCATTCTTAACGGCAAGTCGGTCAGCGCACAGCTCTTCAAACGGATGCAGCAGGCCGGTGTGGCCACGGAGCTGCCGGCACTGCTACATCCTTATGGCCTCACCTGTGAGCCGATACAAGGCAACTACTATGCGGTGAAAGTTTTGCCTGTTGCCGCTCATGCTGTAGCGCAGATAACGGTCAAAGGCGCGGTAACCGACGCTAAAGACAACAGTCCCCTGCCCGGCGCCATCATCTCTGTAAAAGGAAAAACAAAAGGCACCAACACCAACGAAACAGGACGCTATACCCTCTCCGGCGTGGAAGAAAGCGATGTACTGCGCGTTTCTCTTGTAGGCTACAAGCCACAGGAAATACCGGTGAACGGCCGCACGCAGATAGACGTCGCCCTCCAGCAGGATGTGGCCGGCCTCAGCGAAGTGGTGGTGACCGCCCTCGGTATCCAGAAAGAAAAGAAATCGCTGGGGTATGCCGTACAGTCCGTTAAAGGCGACAACATGACCAAAGCCAGGGAACCCAACCTGATAGGCTCTCTCACCGGTCGTGTAGCCGGCCTCGTGATCCGCAACTCCACCGATATGTTCCGCGACGCCTCCATCCAGCTGCGCGGTCAGAAACCCCTGATCGTAATAGACGGTATCCCCGATCAGACGGCCGATATGTGGAAAGTGAATCCCGACGACGTGGAAAGCATCAACGTTCTTAAAGGCACCTCCGCCTCCGCCCTCTACGGCTCCATCGGCCAGTTCGGCGCGCTGATGATCACCACCAAGAGAGGAAAAGGCAAAGAGCTGTCGGTAGACTTCAACTCCTCTACCATGTTCCAGCCCTCTTTCATCCGCATCCCGGACGTACAGACCACCTACGGTAACGGCGCCAAAGGCAAATACGCCTATGTGGACGGCTCCGGCGGCGGCACCGAAGGCTCCGGCTGGATATGGGGCCCCAGGCTGGACCAGAAAGATCCCTCCACGCCCAGCGGCTACTGGGAAACACCGCAGTACAACAGCCCCATAGATCCCGCCACCGGCAAACCGGTGCCACTGCCTTTCATATCCCGCGGAAAAAACAACGTACGCAACTTCTTCCGCACCGGCATGATCTCCACCAACAGCCTGAGCATCACCCAGTCCAGCGATAAAGGCAACTTCCGTGCTTCTGCCTCGCATATCTATCAGCTGGGCGTGGTGCCCAACACACAACTCAACAACAGCTCCTTCAGCATCGCAGGCAACTATAACCTGACCGACAGGCTGAACGTAGATGCCCGCATTACCTACAACAGGCAATATTCCGATAACTATCCCACCATCGGCTACGGACCCACCAACTACCTCTATAACCTGGTATTGTGGACCGGCTCCGATGTGGATATCCGCGACCTGCGCGATTACTGGGAGCCCGGAAAACAAAACCTGCAACAGCGCAACTATAACACCTCGTGGTACAACAACCCTTACTTCCAGGCTTACGAACTGCTGACCGGTTATTACAAGAACAACACCTTCGGCTCCATGACGCTGGATTATAAGATCAACCGCGATTTCAGCGTAAAACTGCGTTCCGGCATCAACGCCTTCGGACTGAACGAAGACACCAAAGAGCCGGCCAGTTATATCGGCTACAGCAGTAAGTCCAGAGGTAACTATATCGTCCGTTCCCAAAACTACTTCGACATTGTGACAGACCTGATCGGCCGCTACCAGCATACTTTCAGCAAGAACTTCGCTGTACATGCCGAAGTGGGCGGCTCCAACTACTATCGCAACGATAAATACCAGAAAAGCAACACGGACGGCCTTACCATCCCCGGTTTCTATAACCTCGCCAACTCGGCCAACCCTATTCAGGGCAACAACTTCATCGAAGAAAGAAGGACCAACAGCATTTATGGTTTTGTGGATATGGAATTTATGGGCGCTTTTTATCTGTCGCTTACCGGGCGTAATGATAAAATCTCCACCCTCCCCATCTCCAACAATTCCTTCTTCTATCCTTCCGTTTCCGGATCGGTACTTTTGTCCGAGCTGGTGAAGATGCCCTCCTGGCTGACTTACCTGAAAGCCAGGGGCTCCTGGTCGCAAGTCTCCAGCGGCCTGCTCGCCACGGTGAACAACGACTACACCTACTCGCACCTGTCCACCTACGACAAGGGCATTAAATGGAACGGTATGCCATCCCTGACATACAGCGACATGCTGCGCAATCCGAATATACATCCACAGACGAACAGCGCCTGGGAAGCCGGCATAGAAACCAAACTGTTCGATAATCGTATAGGCCTGGATGTGACCTACTACAGGGTGCGGGATTTTAACAACATCGTAAAACTGCCGGTAGCCAGCAGCAGCGGCTACGGTTCCTACCTGCTGAATGGCAATGTCTTTATGCGCACCGGCTGGGAGTTCATGCTCACAGGAACACCTGTACGCAGCAGCGATTTCCGTTGGGACGTAATGGTTAACTTCAGCAAATACCAGCGTGTGCTGAAAGAAATCTACGGCGGCGCCGCCGAACTGAATAAAATCAGGCCAGGCGAGCGCATGGACAGGATCTTCGACTATGTATATGAAAAAGATCCTTCCGGCAACATCGTGTACGAAAACAATGGTTTTCCTAAAAGCGATCCTTACCAGCGCTTTATCGGCAACGCCGATCCCGACTGGACTTATGGCGTGGAAAACACTTTCCGCTACAAACAGTTCACCCTGCGCTTCCTGGTAGACGGCCGCATCGGCGGGCTGATCTACTCCACCACCAACGCCAAAATGTGGTGGGGCGGTACACATCCCGGTACGGTCAACCCCTTCAGGGATGACGCCAATGCCGGTAAAAACACCTACGTAGGCCCCGGCGTGATCGTCACTTCCGGCGATATTCAATACGATGCCGACGGCAATATTGTCTCCGACAGCCGCAAGTTCGCCCCCAATACCAAAGCGGTGAACTACATCGATTATATGATCAACACCAGCAACA